Genomic window (Pseudomonas sp. MM211):
CGGCCTGGCGCTCCCGCGAGCGGCAGTTCGACATGCGTGATCGCCTGGCCGAACTGGCCGAAGAACGCGCGCGCATGCATACGCTGCTGGAGAACATTCCGGTCGGCGTGTGCTTCATGGACAGCCACGGCAAATCGCTGGTCAGCAACCCGCGTTATCGACGCTGCGTACCTGACGATGTGATTCCCTCCCTGAGCCCCGCGCATGTGAGCCGCTGGGTCGGTCACGATGAGCGCGGTAACCTGCTCAAACCCAGCATGTTTCCCGGGGCACGAGCCCTGCGGGGTGAGCCGGTCGCCGGTATCGACTTCAGCTACCAGACGGATGAGGGCGATCAGTCCTGGATGAGGGTCAGCGCCATCCCGCTCTATGACGAAAGCCAGCACCTCATTGGCGCCGCTTCGGTCATCCTCGATATCAACGATGAGAAGCGCTCCGAGCAGTCACTCCGGCGCTTCAACGAAGAGCTCGAAATTCAGGTCAGGGCGCGCACCCAGGCGCTCAATGCCGCGGTCGAAAAACTGAAGCTGGAGAGCGACGAGCGTGCCCGGGCCGAAGAGCAATTGCGTCAGTCCCTGAAAATGGAAGCGGTTGGCCAACTGACCGGCGGGATCGCCCACGACTTCAACAACATGCTCACTGGCGTGATGAGTGCCATGGAGCTCATGAAGCTACGCCTGGCCAAGGGCAAGCTCGATGGCGTCGAGCGCTTCATGGATGCCGCCTACTCATCGGCCCAGCGCGCCGCCTCGCTGACCCAGCGCCTGCTGGCGTTCTCGCGGCGTCAATCGTTGGACTCCAAGCCTTTGTCGGTCAACGGGCTGATTCTCTCGCTTCACGAGTTGCTGCAACGCACGGTGACCGAGCAGGTGAGTGTGCAGCTCGACCTCTGCGAGAGCGATCCGTGGGTGTGCGCCGATACCAATCAGTTGGAAAACGCATTGCTCAACCTGGTGATCAACGGCCGTGATGCCATGCCTCGGGGCGGCACCCTGACGATTAGAACCCGAGCCAGCAACGCACCTCTGGAGCCAGTGAAGGAGGGCGGCTTGGGCGAGGCCGGGCATGTCTGCATCGATGTCAGCGACACCGGTGTGGGCATCCCCGAACACTTGCTCAACAAGGTTTTCGACCCCTTCTTCACCACCAAACCCATCGGGCAGGGCACCGGCCTGGGATTGTCGATGGTCTATGGCTTCGCCAAGCAGAGTGACGGCCGACTCTCCATCGACAGCGTTGAGGACAAGGGCACCACCGTGTCGATCTGCCTGCCGGTGAGCAGTAGCCACAGCCTGCAGATACAGATTCCCAGTGAGGTGAGGTTGTCCGGTAACGGTCAAACCATTCTGCTGGTCGAGGACGACGACTCGGTGCGCCTGATCAATCAGGCCGCACTGGTCGAGCTCGGCTATCGGGTGGTGGTGGCACGCGAGGCCGAAGAAGCACTGGCGCAGTTAAACAATCTGCCGAGCCTTGACCTGCTGGTAACGGATGTCGGCTTGCCCGGTATGAACGGCCGACAGCTCGCCGAGGTTGTGCAGCAGCTCAAACCCGGTTTGCCTGTGCTGTTCCTGACCGGCTATGCCGAGGGCGCCATGAAGCGTGAAGACTTCCTCGGCCCGCACATGCATTTGCTGACCAAACCCTTCTCGCTGGAGGCGCTGGCCAACCGGATCGATCTGATGCTCGGTGAGCAGCCTGGAGGTGAGGCGCCGCTGTGCTGATTCGCCACGCTTTCTGCTAGGAGAAAATGCTGCGTTCGGTTACCTGTTCCGCCTGCTCTACGCGCTGTTGCCGCTGGGCAGTGCTTACGCTACACCGACGCCAATGACGACAGGGTGGCCGACGCACCGAGCAACGAGAAGGAGCGGCTGACCCGGCCACGCTGATCTTCTCCGAGTGGACATCGGCACGGTTGCGTCAGCGCTTGTCGTGAGGCCTGACCTGCGGTGCAGCGGCTTGGCGCCGCTGCGATCTGCGGGGTCAGAGGATATTGATCGGGTAGTTGATCAGAATCCGGTGCTCGTCCGCGTCGCGCTGATTGCCCACGGTGGAGCGCAACTGCGCGTGGCGAAGCTGGATGTTGAGGTTCTTTGCCGGGCCGGACTGCACGGTATAGGCGAGGGTCACGTTGCGTTCCCACTCCTTCTTGTCACCGTCGGCCGCTTTGATGTGTGAGCCGCTTTCGTACATGCCGACGAAGGTCAGGCCTGGCACACCGGCACTGGCGAAATCGTAACCGTAGCGCACTTGCCAGGTGCGTTCACCGGCGCGCTGGAACTTGCCGATCATCGATTCCGTCATGAAATAGGCAGAGGAGCCATCCCCCTGGTTGAGCCACACGGCATCGCTGTCGCCGCTGACCACCTGGTAGCCGGCCGCGAAGGTGTGGCCCTGAATCAGATAGGAGAGCAGGGCGCTGGTCATGCGGCTGTCGACCTCGCCTCTGGTCACGCCGTTTCCATAGTAGCCATTGGTGTAGAAGGCCGAGTCATGGCCGTTGGCACCATCAGAGCGGTTGTTGAAATGGCGCAGGTCGCTGCGCAGCGTGCCTTCGCCGAGTTTCAGGTCGTACAGCGCACCAACGAAATGCTGTTTGTAGAAGTCTTCGAGGTTGCCGTAGTAGTACTGCAGGGTGAGGTTGTCGAGCGGCTTGTAGTCGACCCCAGCGTAGTAGAACGTGTTGACGAACTCACCGGTTCGCGGGTTGTTCGCGCCGGGAATCGACATGCCCATCTGGTTGCTCGAGCCGCGCCCCATGACGTGTTCGAGCTGGCCGGCGGTGAAGGTGAAACCATCCAGATCCTTGGACTGGATCTGACCGCCGCGGAAGGTCTGTTGCAGCATGCGATCGGTGGACACCACCACCGGCAGTTTGGGAATCAGTGTGCCGTAGCGCAGTTCGGTTTCCGCGAAGCGTGCCTTCAGCGTGCCGCCCAGGCTACCGAACTGATCGACCGCACGGCCATCGCTGTCGGTGGGGAATACGTTGCCGTTGAAGTTGTTGCTCTCGGGGTTGTAGTGGCGGCCTTTGCCCGAGTCCAGACGGATGCCCCACTGGCCGATGAGATCCACGCCGAAACCGACCGTGCCTTCGGTGAACCCTGACTGCACGTTGAGCATGAAGCCTTGACCCCACTCCTGGGTGTAGCTCGGGTCTGCACTGCCGCTGCGGTTGTCCGCATTGCTGAAGAAATTTCGCGCCAGGATGCTGGCCTTGGTGTCTTCCACGAAACCTGCTGCCTGGCCCTGTTGCGCGATGAGCAGGCCGCACAGGCCTGTCGCTAGCATGGGGGCGCGATTGAGTCGCTCCATCGTGTTCATCCTCTGGTTGTCATTGAGTGTTGTGGGAGGCAGTCAAAGGTTGGCAGTCAAGGTTGTTGTTTTTCGGGAGCAACGGGAGCCCGCACGCGCGGTAACGCCACCGGCGGCAAGCGGTAAAGAACGATCAGGGCCAGAACACCGAGGGCGGCGCAGAGCAGCAGACCGACGCCGATCGATTGGGCGAGGGCGCCGCGCGCCAGCATCAGCAGCGGTGTCTGTGCGCCGCTGGCTACGTGTTGCAACAGCACCTGCGGGTCGGCGAATTGCGCCAGGGCATCCCCTTCACCTGCAGCGATCAGGCTGCGCTGCAGGGTGCTGGCGTAGAGCAGCTTGACCAGCACGGCCATCATGGCCGTGCCGAGCAGGCCGCCGACCAGGCGCAATGACTGGGTGAGTGCGGTAGCGATACCAAGGAACTGATGCGCGGCGAGAGTCTGGGTGAACACTGTGAGGTTGAGCAGGATGAAACCGAGCCCCAGCCCGGCCAGTAGGATCAGGCCAAGCAGCAGGTTGAAACTGGCCGACAGACCGACCCAGGCCAGCCCTAGGCAGGCTGCCAGCAGTGCGCAGAAGCCCGCGAGCGGCAGCAGATTGGGGTTGCTCATGCGGGTGACGATACGGCCGTTGACGATGGCCCCGAGGGTAATGCTCAGGGCCAGCGGTGTGATCAACAGGCCGGCGTCCTGCGGTGAGTAGCCATAGCAGCCCTGCAGCAGCAGCGGCAGGTAATACAGCAGGGTGAACATGATCGCGCCGGCGAGCATCGATAGCAGGAACAGCAGGCGCAGGCTCGGTTGTGTGAATAGCTCTTTCGGTAGCAGGGCAAAACGGCAGCGTCGTTCCCAGCGCCACAGGGTGAATGCGGCGCTGCAGAGCAGTGCGCCGAGCAGCGAGCACAGCAGCAGGTCGGCCTGTTCCAGGCGCTCGACGAACAACTGCAGGCTGCCCAGCACCAGCACGATCAGCAGCGCCCCGACCCAGTCGAGGTTCATCGCCGCCCCGGTCTGCGGGCGATACCAGGGCAAGAAGCGCCAGGCGAAGAACAGGGCCAGTGCGCCCAGGGGAATATTCAACCAGAACACCGAGCGCCAACCGAACTCGCCGGTGAGGTAACCGCCCAGGCCCGGCCCGATGGCGTTGACCACGCTGAACATGGCGCTGAGCAGTATCTGCCAGCGCAGGCGCTGGCGGGTATCCGGGAACAGCTCGGGCACGCAGGCGAATGCCGTGCCGATCAGCATGCCGCCGCCGACGCCCTGCAGGATGCGGCCGATGACCAGCACCAGCATGCTGTCGGTCAGGGCGCAGACCAGCGACGCCAAGGTGAAGATCACCGTGGCGGCGAGGACGAACGGCTTGCGGCCGTAGTAGTCGCCCAAGCGGCCGAAGATCGGAATGGTGACGATGGAGGCGAGCAGGTAGCCGGTGGCGACCCAAGCGTACAGTTCGAAGCCCTGCAGCTCGTTGACGATGCTTGGCAGCGCGTTGCCGATCACCGTCTGGTCGAGTGCCGAGAGCATCAGCACCAGGGAGATGCCGAGCATCGCCAGCAGCGACTGGGCGAACGTCATCGGCGGCTGGCTCGGCATCGTCATGGCGCGCCGCTCAGCGCAACTCGGCCACGGCTGCCGCGATTCGCGTGCAGCCGGTTTCCAGGGTTTCGATGGCCGTGGCGGTGGACATGCGGAAGAACGGCGCCAGGCCGTAGGCGGTTCCGGCAACCACCGCGACACCCTGACTTTCCAGCAGGTACAGCACCACGTCGGTGTCGGCTGCCAGCACCTTGCCGTCGGGCGTGCGCTTGCCGAGCAGGGCACCGCAGTTGACGTAAAGGTAGAAGGCGCCCTCTGGCTTGATGCAACTCAGGCCGTCGATGGCGTTGATCAGCTCCAAGCAACGGTCGCGGCGTTGCTGGTAGACCTTGACGCTCTCGCCAACGAAACGCTGATCGCCTTCCAGCGCCGCCACGGCGGCGGCCTGGCTGACCGAGCAGGCATTGCTGGTGGACTGCGACTGCAGGGTGGCCATGGCGTTGATGATGTCGCTCGGGCCAGCTGCGTAGCCGATTCGCCAGCCGGTCATGGCGTAGGTCTTCGACACGCCGTTGATGATCAGCACCCGCTCGCGCAGAGCTGGCTCGACGCTGAGCAGGTGGCTGATGGGGCGCTCGTCGTAGCGGATGTGCTCGTAGATGTCGTCGGTCATCACCAGCACGTTCGGGTAGTCCAGCAGCACGTCGGCCAATGCACGGTATTGCTCGGCACTGTAGGTGGCGCCGGTCGGGTTGCTCGGTGAGTTGAGCAGCAGCCAGCGGGTACGCGGAGTGATCGCATCGCGCAGTTGCGCGGCGGTGAGCTTGAACTGGTTTTCTTCCGGGCAGGGCAGGGCCACCGGGCGGCCGTCGCAGGCCAGCACCATGTCCGGGTAGGAGACCCAGTAGGGTGCAGGGATCAGCACTTCGTCATCGCTGCCCAGCGTTGCGGCCAGGGCATTGAAGATCGCGGCCTTGGCGCCGCTGGTCACCACCACCTGACTGGCCGGATAGCTGAGGCCGTTCTCGCGCTCCAGTTTGGCGGCGATGGCATCGCGCAGGGCTGCGGTACCGGCGTTGAGCGTATAGCGCGTTTCGCCGTTTTCGATGGCCTGGGCGGCTGCCTGGCGAATGTGTTCCGGGGTGTCGAAATCGGGCTCGCCGACCACCAGGTTGATGATGGACTTGCCCGCACGACGCAGCTCGTTGGCCCGGTCGGCGGCAGCGCTGCTGGGGGAAGGTTTAATGCGAAGCACGCGGGCAGCGATGCGGGAAGCGGTCACGGGAACGATCCTCGGTTAGGGCCTTGATGAGGATTACGTTACGGCTCGGCTGCACAGGCGCCATAAGACGAGTTCGTTCTGGTTTGATAGGAAGTGCTTATGGATAGCGCTCCGCGTGCCGCGCACCAATGCTGTGCGACAGCTGGGGCGTAGGCTCCAGAACAGGGAGTGTTGCCTACTGAGGTGTAGCCATACGAAACGCTTATGCATCCTGGGGCGCCGTCGGTATGCGTTGGCCCGCCTATTGCTCTGTCCGGGCTACTCATCCGTACAGAGCGGTGCACCTTGAACCTCCGTCGCCTCAAGTATTTCGTCAAGATCGTCGACATCGGCAGCCTGACCCAGGCCGCCGATGTACTGCATATCGCCCAGCCCGCGTTGAGCCAGCAGCTCAGCACCCTGGAGTCCGAGTTGCAGCAGCAACTGCTGATCCGCACCAAGCGCGGAGTGACGCCGACCGAGGCCGGCAAGGTGCTGTACGGCCATGCCCAGGTGATCCTGCGCCAGTGCGAACAGGCGCAGAGTGACGTCAACGCGAGTGGTCTGGCCTTGTCCGGCCCGGTGTCGGTGGGGCTGGCGCCGGGAACCGCGGCGTCGACACTGTCGTTGCCATTGCTCAGGCGCGTGCGCGAAAAGCATCCGGGGATCCTGCTCTACCTCAACGAGAACTTCGGGACCACTCTCAGCGAGCTGATCATGAACGGCCGCATGGACATGGCGGTGCTCTATGGTGGGCGCGAAGTACATGGCCTGAGCTTCATTCAGCTAATGCGCGAGCCGCTCTGTCTGGTCAGCGCTGAGCCGGCCTTGCAAGGCCGCGAGCGGGTCACCCTGAGCGAGGTCGCCGCCTTCGAACTGCTGCTGCCGCGTACCTACAACGTGATGCGCCGGCTGGTCGACGAGGCCTTTCTGCGCATCGAGATGAGCGCTCAGGTGGTTGCGGAAATCGAGTCGTCCACCACCCTGGCCGCTGCGGTTGCCGATCACTTCGGTTCGACCATCCTGCCGGAGTCGGCTGCCCAGGTACTGGCTGATACCCATGGCCTGTACCTGAGTCGCATCGTCGAGCCGGACATCGAAGCGCCGCTGGCGCTGTGTCTGTCTGGCCACTTGCCGCTGTCGGTGCCTGCGCAGGCGGTCAAGGCGATCCTTCTCGAACTGGTCGCGGAAATGCGCGCAGGCCGCCCACCAGCGGAGGGTGAGGGGTCATAAGGTCGTCTTATCTCCCCACAGCCAAACCGTCTTGGCCGCTGCGAAATGGCCTCGATACATTGCCCTCAGCCAATTTTTCATCGGCAGGGGCCATAGATGAAACCCGAACGCATAAAAGCATTGATCGACCTGATGGCCGAATCCGACCTGAGCGAGCTGACCCTTAGCGAGGAGGGTGCGCAATTGCGTCTGCTGCGTGAGCACGGCCAGCTTGCCACCGCTTCCATTGCCGCGCCGGCAGTGATTTCTCGACCAGCCAGCAGCAAGCCGCAGGCGCAGGTCAGCGGCTACCAGGCCAAGGCGCCGCTGCACGGCATCGTGCATTTCACCCCTGCACCGGATCAGCCGCCGTTCATCGAGGTTGGCGCGCAGGTCAAGGCTGGCCAGACCCTGGCGGTACTCGAGGCGATGAAGATGTTCCACCCGCTCAAGGCCGAAGCCGACGGTGTGGTCGAGGCGATCCTGGCGGCCAGCGGCACCGAGGTCGAGGCTGGCCAGGTGCTGGTGCGTATCGCGTGAGCAAGGGCGGGAGAATGCTGATGTTCGACAACGTATCAATCGCCAACCGTGGTGACCAGCCGCAACGCGGCGCAGCGGCGAAGCCAAATTGCCCGGCGGGCGTAGCCCGTGTGGGCGGTCTCACCACGGAGAACCACGATGTTTGACAAGGTATTGATCGCCAACCGTGGGGAGATCGCCCTGCGTATCCAGCGCGCCTGCAAGGGCCTGGGGCTGAAGACGGTGGCGGTGTATTCCGAGGCCGATCGCGATGCCCGCTACGTACAATTGGCCGATGAGGCGCTGTGTATCGGCCCAGCGTCGCCAGGGCAGAGCTACCTGAACCAGCAGGCGCTGCTGGACGCTGCACAGGTCACGGGAGCTCAGGCCATTCACCCCGGCTATGGCTTTCTCTCCGAGAACGCCAGCTTCGCCGAGCGTATCGAACGGGCCGGCATGACCTTCATCGGCCCCAGTGCCGAATGCATTCGCACCATGGGCGACAAGGTTGCCGCCAAGCGGGCCATGCGCCTGGCCGGCGTGCCCTGTGTACCAGGGCCTGACTCCAGCCTGCCTGGCGACCCACGGGCGATCCAGGCGATTGCCGAGGAGATCGGCTACCCGGTGATCGTCAAGGCTGCAGGTGGTGGTGGCGGCCGCGGCATGCGCGTGGTTCACGAAGCTGCGCAACTGCTCGATGCCATCGCCGTGACTGGTGAGGAAGCACGCCGGGCGTTCGGCAACCCGGAGCTGTACATCGAGAAATTCCTTGGCCACCCGCGCCATGTTGAGATCCAGGTGCTCTGCGATGCCTATGGCAATGCGCTGTGGTTGGGTTCGCGGGATTGTTCGATGCAGCGCCGCCATCAAAAGGTACTCGAGGAAGCCCCTGCACCCGGCATAGATCTGGCGCTGATCGCCCAGGTCGGCGAACGCTGCGCCGAGGCGTGCCGGCAGATCGGTTATCGCGGCGTTGGCACCTTCGAGTTTCTCTTCGAGAACGATGCGTTCTTCTTCATCGAGATGAACACGCGGCTGCAGGTCGAGCACCCGGTAACTGAAGTGACCACCGGTATCGATATCGTCCAGCAACAGATTCGCATGGCCTTGGGCGAGCGCCTGAGCCTGACCCAGGCGGACATTCGCACGGTCGGGCACTCGCTGGAATGCCGGATCAACGCCGAAGATCCGCGCACCTTCATGCCTACCCCGGGCCAGGTCAGCGAATGGCAGTTGCCGGGCGGTATCGGCGTGCGTGTCGACTCCCATGTCAGCCAGGGTTATCGGGTACCACCTTATTACGACTCGATGATCGCCAAGGTCATCACCCAGGGCGCGACCCGTGCCGAGGCGCTGGCGCGCATGCGGCTTGCCCTGAGCGAAATGGCCGTGGGCGGCATCTCCACCAACATCGCGCTGCACCGCGAGATTCTTCAGGATCCGGCGTTCTGCGAGGGCGGTGTGGACATTCACCATCTTGAACGCTGGCTGCAGCAGAGGGCTTCGCAATGACACCGCACATCAGCCTGCTGGGCACAACGGCCTTGCTGTTCGAGGCACCTGGCGAACTGGAACTGGTCACTCAGCAGCGTATCTGGGCCCTGGCAGGATTGGCGAAAGACTGGCCCGCGGTGCATGAAGCGGTACCGGGCATGAACAACCTGATGCTGAGCTTCGCCACGCCGCCGCGTGATATCGCCGGCCTGCGTACTCGGTTGCTCGAAGGCTGGGAGCGTGTGGCGCCGCTGCCCATCGAGGGCCGCATCGTCGAGTTGCCGGTGGTTTACGGTGGCGAAGACGGCCCTCACATGGCCGATGTCATCGCCCATACCGGCCTGGATATCGAGACCATCGCCAACCTGCATAGCGAACCGCTATACCCGGTCTATGCCCTGGGCAGCCACCCGGGCTACTGCTACCT
Coding sequences:
- a CDS encoding ATP-binding protein, with product MANDLNGESRRLLICAPFKGDGLSLSKLFAATYPVQLHDRLAPLISAIGDQAGVVVLTEEALVGDVSMLGRALEEQAAWSEIPIILLASNKGRTGRATEAARLRLPAAAGHVLVLERPLSSASLISAVAAAWRSRERQFDMRDRLAELAEERARMHTLLENIPVGVCFMDSHGKSLVSNPRYRRCVPDDVIPSLSPAHVSRWVGHDERGNLLKPSMFPGARALRGEPVAGIDFSYQTDEGDQSWMRVSAIPLYDESQHLIGAASVILDINDEKRSEQSLRRFNEELEIQVRARTQALNAAVEKLKLESDERARAEEQLRQSLKMEAVGQLTGGIAHDFNNMLTGVMSAMELMKLRLAKGKLDGVERFMDAAYSSAQRAASLTQRLLAFSRRQSLDSKPLSVNGLILSLHELLQRTVTEQVSVQLDLCESDPWVCADTNQLENALLNLVINGRDAMPRGGTLTIRTRASNAPLEPVKEGGLGEAGHVCIDVSDTGVGIPEHLLNKVFDPFFTTKPIGQGTGLGLSMVYGFAKQSDGRLSIDSVEDKGTTVSICLPVSSSHSLQIQIPSEVRLSGNGQTILLVEDDDSVRLINQAALVELGYRVVVAREAEEALAQLNNLPSLDLLVTDVGLPGMNGRQLAEVVQQLKPGLPVLFLTGYAEGAMKREDFLGPHMHLLTKPFSLEALANRIDLMLGEQPGGEAPLC
- a CDS encoding OprD family porin — protein: MERLNRAPMLATGLCGLLIAQQGQAAGFVEDTKASILARNFFSNADNRSGSADPSYTQEWGQGFMLNVQSGFTEGTVGFGVDLIGQWGIRLDSGKGRHYNPESNNFNGNVFPTDSDGRAVDQFGSLGGTLKARFAETELRYGTLIPKLPVVVSTDRMLQQTFRGGQIQSKDLDGFTFTAGQLEHVMGRGSSNQMGMSIPGANNPRTGEFVNTFYYAGVDYKPLDNLTLQYYYGNLEDFYKQHFVGALYDLKLGEGTLRSDLRHFNNRSDGANGHDSAFYTNGYYGNGVTRGEVDSRMTSALLSYLIQGHTFAAGYQVVSGDSDAVWLNQGDGSSAYFMTESMIGKFQRAGERTWQVRYGYDFASAGVPGLTFVGMYESGSHIKAADGDKKEWERNVTLAYTVQSGPAKNLNIQLRHAQLRSTVGNQRDADEHRILINYPINIL
- a CDS encoding MFS transporter, with the protein product MTMPSQPPMTFAQSLLAMLGISLVLMLSALDQTVIGNALPSIVNELQGFELYAWVATGYLLASIVTIPIFGRLGDYYGRKPFVLAATVIFTLASLVCALTDSMLVLVIGRILQGVGGGMLIGTAFACVPELFPDTRQRLRWQILLSAMFSVVNAIGPGLGGYLTGEFGWRSVFWLNIPLGALALFFAWRFLPWYRPQTGAAMNLDWVGALLIVLVLGSLQLFVERLEQADLLLCSLLGALLCSAAFTLWRWERRCRFALLPKELFTQPSLRLLFLLSMLAGAIMFTLLYYLPLLLQGCYGYSPQDAGLLITPLALSITLGAIVNGRIVTRMSNPNLLPLAGFCALLAACLGLAWVGLSASFNLLLGLILLAGLGLGFILLNLTVFTQTLAAHQFLGIATALTQSLRLVGGLLGTAMMAVLVKLLYASTLQRSLIAAGEGDALAQFADPQVLLQHVASGAQTPLLMLARGALAQSIGVGLLLCAALGVLALIVLYRLPPVALPRVRAPVAPEKQQP
- a CDS encoding aspartate transaminase codes for the protein MTASRIAARVLRIKPSPSSAAADRANELRRAGKSIINLVVGEPDFDTPEHIRQAAAQAIENGETRYTLNAGTAALRDAIAAKLERENGLSYPASQVVVTSGAKAAIFNALAATLGSDDEVLIPAPYWVSYPDMVLACDGRPVALPCPEENQFKLTAAQLRDAITPRTRWLLLNSPSNPTGATYSAEQYRALADVLLDYPNVLVMTDDIYEHIRYDERPISHLLSVEPALRERVLIINGVSKTYAMTGWRIGYAAGPSDIINAMATLQSQSTSNACSVSQAAAVAALEGDQRFVGESVKVYQQRRDRCLELINAIDGLSCIKPEGAFYLYVNCGALLGKRTPDGKVLAADTDVVLYLLESQGVAVVAGTAYGLAPFFRMSTATAIETLETGCTRIAAAVAELR
- the nac gene encoding nitrogen assimilation transcriptional regulator NAC produces the protein MNLRRLKYFVKIVDIGSLTQAADVLHIAQPALSQQLSTLESELQQQLLIRTKRGVTPTEAGKVLYGHAQVILRQCEQAQSDVNASGLALSGPVSVGLAPGTAASTLSLPLLRRVREKHPGILLYLNENFGTTLSELIMNGRMDMAVLYGGREVHGLSFIQLMREPLCLVSAEPALQGRERVTLSEVAAFELLLPRTYNVMRRLVDEAFLRIEMSAQVVAEIESSTTLAAAVADHFGSTILPESAAQVLADTHGLYLSRIVEPDIEAPLALCLSGHLPLSVPAQAVKAILLELVAEMRAGRPPAEGEGS
- a CDS encoding acetyl-CoA carboxylase biotin carboxyl carrier protein: MKPERIKALIDLMAESDLSELTLSEEGAQLRLLREHGQLATASIAAPAVISRPASSKPQAQVSGYQAKAPLHGIVHFTPAPDQPPFIEVGAQVKAGQTLAVLEAMKMFHPLKAEADGVVEAILAASGTEVEAGQVLVRIA
- the accC gene encoding acetyl-CoA carboxylase biotin carboxylase subunit translates to MFDKVLIANRGEIALRIQRACKGLGLKTVAVYSEADRDARYVQLADEALCIGPASPGQSYLNQQALLDAAQVTGAQAIHPGYGFLSENASFAERIERAGMTFIGPSAECIRTMGDKVAAKRAMRLAGVPCVPGPDSSLPGDPRAIQAIAEEIGYPVIVKAAGGGGGRGMRVVHEAAQLLDAIAVTGEEARRAFGNPELYIEKFLGHPRHVEIQVLCDAYGNALWLGSRDCSMQRRHQKVLEEAPAPGIDLALIAQVGERCAEACRQIGYRGVGTFEFLFENDAFFFIEMNTRLQVEHPVTEVTTGIDIVQQQIRMALGERLSLTQADIRTVGHSLECRINAEDPRTFMPTPGQVSEWQLPGGIGVRVDSHVSQGYRVPPYYDSMIAKVITQGATRAEALARMRLALSEMAVGGISTNIALHREILQDPAFCEGGVDIHHLERWLQQRASQ
- the pxpB gene encoding 5-oxoprolinase subunit PxpB; amino-acid sequence: MTPHISLLGTTALLFEAPGELELVTQQRIWALAGLAKDWPAVHEAVPGMNNLMLSFATPPRDIAGLRTRLLEGWERVAPLPIEGRIVELPVVYGGEDGPHMADVIAHTGLDIETIANLHSEPLYPVYALGSHPGYCYLGGMDPRLATPRRQVPVLSIGAGAVSIGGVQTGISASAGPSGWNTIGRTSMVFFDAERTPPAILQPGDQLRLRIERIIR